In Candidatus Nealsonbacteria bacterium DGGOD1a, one DNA window encodes the following:
- a CDS encoding rod shape-determining protein MreC, translating to MKISASRGLAAAITIAAVAAVIAIMNVPIINSAVKNTAYFIVKPLQSGAWVAGARVYGFFEPLSRAGALADENARLRRDTVDLSAKNARIGELENENAMLREGLNLELNKDFDLKLARIVGKNIAQDVLIIDKGAKDMVLAGMPVITGQKALVGKISKVYDDFSEVTLVTNKSFSFDVKIGSEGIDGLVRGKGGFSAYVDLVSKGKELKNDMPVVTSALGGIFPAGLVVGSIKEIDKNDIETFQSAELSLAFDINGDIDVFAASGKYPAGFQNGTAAVENQTKK from the coding sequence ATGAAAATATCTGCTTCGCGGGGATTGGCGGCGGCAATTACGATCGCGGCGGTCGCGGCCGTAATTGCCATAATGAATGTTCCGATAATTAATTCGGCGGTTAAAAACACGGCTTATTTTATCGTCAAACCTTTGCAAAGCGGCGCTTGGGTCGCGGGCGCGCGGGTCTACGGATTTTTTGAGCCGCTTTCCAGAGCGGGCGCGCTGGCCGATGAAAACGCGCGTTTGCGCCGGGACACGGTTGATTTGTCGGCAAAGAACGCGCGGATCGGCGAATTGGAAAACGAGAACGCCATGCTTAGAGAAGGTTTGAATTTGGAATTGAACAAAGACTTCGATTTGAAACTGGCCCGTATCGTGGGCAAAAACATCGCGCAGGATGTTTTGATAATCGATAAAGGCGCCAAAGATATGGTGCTGGCGGGGATGCCGGTGATAACCGGGCAAAAAGCGCTGGTTGGCAAGATATCGAAAGTGTACGATGATTTTTCCGAGGTAACTTTGGTTACGAACAAGAGTTTTTCTTTTGATGTAAAGATCGGATCGGAAGGAATCGACGGTCTCGTAAGGGGCAAGGGCGGATTCTCGGCCTATGTCGATCTGGTGTCCAAGGGCAAGGAATTAAAAAATGATATGCCGGTTGTCACCAGCGCGTTGGGCGGGATTTTTCCGGCCGGATTGGTTGTGGGGAGCATAAAAGAGATCGACAAAAACGATATAGAAACTTTTCAATCCGCCGAATTGTCGCTGGCTTTCGATATTAACGGAGATATCGATGTTTTTGCGGCCAGCGGAAAATATCCGGCCGGTTTTCAAAACGGAACCGCGGCGGTTGAAAACCAAACCAAGAAATGA